A single genomic interval of Hevea brasiliensis isolate MT/VB/25A 57/8 chromosome 4, ASM3005281v1, whole genome shotgun sequence harbors:
- the LOC110654018 gene encoding uncharacterized protein LOC110654018 isoform X3, with amino-acid sequence MKHTLSEAVPSSPPQTSSAAAVATTASALTDQSPPATSSSSSSASSSIPAEDLAVGSTRDGSGWAQETVTVDRRGEYSAVCRWTVHNFPRIKARALWSKYFEVGGYDCRLLIYPKGDSQALPGYISIYLQIMDPRGTSSSKWDCFASYRLAIVNLTDDSKTIHRDSWHRFSSKKKSHGWCDFTPSSTVFDSKLGYLFNNDSVLITADILILNESLSFMRDNNDLQSVSSSIISSSVVAGPVSDVLSGKFTWKVHNFSLFKEMIKTQKIMSQVFPAGECNLRISVYQSSVNGQDYLSMCLESKDTEKTVVSDRSCWCLFRMSVLNQKPGSNHMHRDSYGRFAADNKTGDNTSLGWNDYMKMSDFVGPDSGFLVDDTAVFSTSFHVIKEFSSFSKNGGLIGGRSGSGARKSDGHMGKFTWRIENFTRLKDLLKKRKITGLCIKSRRFQIGNRDCRLIVYPRGQSQPPCHLSVFLEVTDSRNTSSDWSCFVSHRLSVLNQRMEEKSVTKESQNRYSKAAKDWGWREFVTLTSLFDQDSGFLVQDTVVFSAEVLILKETSIMQDLTDQDIEAIVTGSQIDGVGKKSSFTWKVENFLSFKEIMETRKIFSKFFQAGGCELRIGVYESFDTICIYLESDQSVGSDLDKNFWVRYRMAVVNQKNPAKTVWKESSICTKTWNNSVLQFMKVSDMLEGDAGFLVRDTVVFVCEILDCCPWFEFSDLEVLASEDDQDALTTDPDELIDSEDSEGVSGDEEDIFRNLLSRAGFHLTYGDNPSQPQVTLREKLLMDAGAIAGFLTGLRVYLDDPAKVKRLLLPTKLSSTNDGKKAAKADESSPSLMNLLMGVKVLQQAIIDLLLDIMVECCQPSEGSSNDYLSDVNSKPSVDGSGSASPLESDRESGATESAPFPVYERLESGVDDTTSASAVQSSDGNGIDMPGKALPGQPIYPPVTTAGASLENASLCSKTKWPEQSEELLGLIVNSLRALDGAVPQCCPEPRRRPQSAQKIALVLDKAPKHLQPDLVALVPKLVEHSEHPLAACALLERLQKPDAEPALRIPVFGALSQLECGSDVWERILFQSFELLADSNDEPLAATIDFIFKAASQCQHLPEAVRSVRVRLKKLGAEVRPCVLDFLSKTVNSWGDVAETILRDIECDDDFGDDSSALPCGLFLFGENGSIPERFHVVDEQPFHASCHFSDIYVLIEMLSIPCLAVEASQTFDRAVARGAIMAQSVAMVLERRLTQRLNYNARFVAENFQHADVVIEGEASEHLRIQRDDFNVVLGLAETLALSRDPRVKGFVKMLYTLLFKWYADESYRVRMLKRLVDRATSTTDNSRDVDFDLDILVFLVCEEQEIVKPVLSMMREGAELANVDRAALWHQLCASEDEIIRMREERKTEISNIVREKTILSQKLSESESINNRLKC; translated from the exons ATGAAGCACACTTTATCGGAGGCGGTCCCATCCTCACCACCACAAACTTCCTCCGCCGCGGCGGTGGCGACGACGGCGTCCGCTCTTACCGACCAGTCACCCCCCGCCACTTCGTCGTCGTCGTCGTCGGCGTCTTCGTCAATCCCGGCGGAGGACTTGGCCGTGGGGTCCACGAGGGATGGGAGCGGTTGGGCGCAGGAAACCGTGACCGTCGATCGTCGAGGAGAGTATTCCGCCGTTTGCCGATGGACGGTTCACAACTTCCCTCGTATTAAAGCTAGGGCACTTTGGAGCAAATACTTTGAGGTTGGCGGCTACGATTGCCGCCTCTTAATTTACCCTAAAGGAGACTCTCAGGCTTTGCCAGGATATATCTCTATCTATCTCCAAATCATGGACCCTCGCGGCACCTCCTCTTCCAAATGGGACTGTTTCGCTAGCTACCGTTTAGCTATCGTCAACCTAACCGACGATTCTAAAACGATTCATCGGGATTCGTGGCACCGATTCTCCAGCAAGAAAAAATCTCACGGTTGGTGTGATTTCACCCCTTCCTCTACTGTGTTTGATTCCAAATTAGGTTATTTGTTCAACAATGATTCCGTTCTTATAACCGCCGACATTTTAATCCTTAATGAATCCCTTAGTTTTATGCGCGATAATAATGACTTGCAATCTGTTTCTTCCTCAATAATATCATCGTCGGTGGTTGCGGGTCCTGTATCTGATGTGTTAAGCGGTAAATTTACTTGGAAAGTGCATAATTTTAGTTTGTTTAAGGAAATGATTAAGACACAGAAGATAATGAGCCAGGTGTTTCCAGCCGGTGAGTGTAATCTGAGAATCAGTGTGTACCAGAGCTCAGTTAATGGGCAAGATTATTTGTCCATGTGTTTGGAGAGTAAGGACACGGAGAAGACAGTTGTGTCTGATAGGAGTTGTTGGTGTTTGTTTAGAATGTCGGTCTTGAACCAAAAACCAGGGTCCAATCATATGCATAGAGACTCGTATGGGCGGTTTGCTGCAGATAATAAGACTGGGGATAATACAAGTTTGGGCTGGAATGATTATATGAAAATGTCTGATTTTGTTGGGCCTGACTCAGGATTTTTGGTGGATGATACTGCAGTATTCAGTACTTCATTTCATGTAATTAAGGAGTTCAGTAGCTTCTCGAAGAATGGGGGGTTAATTGGAGGGAGGAGCGGGAGTGGGGCAAGGAAGTCTGATGGGCACATGGGGAAATTTACTTGGAGGATTGAGAATTTTACAAGGTTGAAGGATCTATTGAAGAAGAGGAAGATTACAGGTCTTTGCATCAAGAGCAGGAGGTTTCAGATTGGGAATAGAGATTGTCGTCTCATTGTTTATCCCCGAG GGCAGTCTCAGCCACCATGTCACCTTTCAGTATTTCTTGAAGTTACAGATTCACGGAATACTTCCAGTGATTGGAGTTGTTTTGTGAGCCATCGTTTGTCAGTTTTGAACCAGAGGATGGAGGAGAAATCTGTAACCAAAGAATCTCAGAATCGTTATTCCAAAGCTGCAAAAGATTGGGGTTGGCGTGAATTCGTGACTCTTACTAGCCTTTTTGATCAAGATTCTGGGTTTCTTGTTCAGGACACTGTTGTATTCTCTGCAGAGGTTCTCATTTTGAAAGAGACATCAATAATGCAGGATTTAACAGATCAAGATATTGAGGCAATTGTTACTGGTTCCCAGATTGATGGGGTTGGGAAAAAAAGTTCATTCACATGGAAGGTGGAAAACTTCTTGTCTTTCAAGGAAATAATGGAAACCCGAAAAATCTTCAGCAAGTTCTTTCAAGCTGGTGGATGTGAGCTTCGGATTG GTGTCTATGAATCTTTCGACACCATATGTATATATTTAGAGAGTGACCAGTCAGTTGGTAGTGATCTAGATAAAAATTTTTGGGTCAGATATAGGATGGCTGTGGTGAACCAAAAGAATCCAGCCAAGACTGTGTGGAAGGAGTCTTCTATTTGTACAAAGACGTGGAATAATTCTGTTCTGCAATTTATGAAGGTGTCCGATATGTTGGAAGGAGATGCAGGGTTCCTTGTGCGTGACACTGTTGTTTTTgtttgtgaaatattggattgctGTCCTTGGTTTGAGTTTTCAGATCTAGAG GTTTTGGCCTCTGAGGATGATCAGGATGCATTAACAACTGATCCTGATGAACTCATTGATTCTGAAGACAGTGAAGGAGTAAGCGGAGATGAAGAAGATATCTTTAGAAACCTTCTTTCTAGAGCTGGCTTTCACTTGACATATGGAGATAATCCTTCACAGCCACAGGTTACCTTAAGGGAAAAGCTTCTAATGGATGCTGGTGCAATTGCTGGTTTTTTGACTGGATTACGTGTCTATCTAGATGATCCTGCGAAAGTAAAGCGTTTGCTTCTTCCAACCAAGCTTTCTAGTACCAATGATGGAAAGAAGGCAGCAAAAGCTGATGAATCTTCTCCCAGCCTGATGAATCTGTTGATGGGAGTTAAAGTTTTGCAGCAAGCAATTATAGATTTACTTTTGGACATAATGGTTGAATGTTGTCAACCATCAGAAGGAAGTTCCAATGATTATTTGTCTGATGTGAACTCAAAGCCTTCAGTTGATGGCAGTGGTTCTGCCAGTCCATTGGAATCTGATAGGGAAAGTGGAGCAACAGAATCTGCTCCATTTCCTGTATATGAGAGATTGGAGTCTGGTGTAGATGATACTACCAGTGCATCTGCTGTGCAAAGCTCTGATGGAAATGGTATTGATATGCCTGGAAAAGCTCTTCCTGGACAGCCTATTTATCCACCAGTAACAACAGCTGGAGCATCTTTGGAAAATGCTTCCCTTTGCTCTAAG ACCAAGTGGCCAGAACAATCTGAGGAGCTCTTAGGATTGATTGTAAACTCACTGAGAGCCCTTGATGGAGCCGTTCCACAATGCTGTCCTGAGCCAAGACGAAGACCTCAATCTGCACAAAAGATTGCTCTTGTATTGGATAAAGCTCCAAAACATTTGCAGCCTGACCTTGTAGCTTTAGTCCCCAAGTTGGTAGAGCATTCAGAGCATCCACTGGCAGCTTGCGCACTTCTTGAAAGACTTCAAAAGCCTGATGCAGAACCTGCTTTGCGGATACCT gtttttgGTGCTCTTAGTCAACTGGAATGTGGTAGTGATGTGTGGGAACGCATTTTATTTCAATCTTTTGAGCTTTTAGCTGATTCAAATGATGAGCCTCTTGCTGCAACCATAGATTTTATATTTAAAGCTGCATCCCAGTGCCAACATCTTCCTGAAGCT gtcAGGTCTGTTCGTGTTAGGTTAAAAAAATTGGGTGCTGAGGTGCGTCCCTGTGTCTTGGATTTTTTGAGTAAAACTGTAAATAGTTGGGGAGATGTTGCTGAAACCATACTTAGAGATATTGAATGTGATGATGACTTTGGGGATGACAGCTCAGCATTGCCTTGCGGTCTTTTCTTGTTTGGTGAAAATGGATCCATTCCTGAAAGGTTTCATGTGGTGGATGAGCAGCCTTTCCATGCTAGTTGCCATTTTTCTGACATTTATGTCTTGATTGAGATGTTATCTATACCTTGTCTTGCTGTTGAAGCTTCTCAAACATTTGACAGAGCTGTAGCTCGGGGGGCAATTATGGCACAATCTGTGGCAATGGTTTTGGAAAGGCGCCTCACTCAGAGATTGAATTACAATGCCAGATTTGTTGCTGAAAATTTTCAGCATGCAGATGTTGTAATAGAGGGAGAAGCCAGTGAACATCTGAGAATCCAAAGGGATGATTTTAATGTTGTTCTTGGCCTTGCTGAGACGTTGGCCCTTTCAAGGGACCCCAGAGTGAAGGGGTTTGTGAAGATGCTTTACACATTATTGTTTAAATGGTATGCTGATGAGTCATACAGAGTGAGGATGCTAAAGAGACTTGTTGATCGTGCCACCAGTACTACAGATAATAGTCGTGATGTAGATTTCGACTTGGATATATTGGTTTTTTTAGTTTGTGAGGAGCAAGAAATTGTTAAACCTGTTCTAAGCATGATGCGGGAGGGTGCTGAACTTGCAAATGTTGATCGGGCAGCTCTTTGGCATCAGTTATGTGCCAGTGAGGATGAAATTATTCGCATGCGTGAAGAGAGGAAGACAGAAATTTCTAATATTGTTCGGGAAAAAACTATTCTATCACAAAAATTGAGTGAATCAGAGTCCATTAACAATCGACTCAAG TGTTAA